One genomic region from Marinobacter szutsaonensis encodes:
- a CDS encoding electron transfer flavoprotein subunit beta/FixA family protein — protein sequence MKVLVAVKRVIDYNVKVRVKPDNTGVDLANVKMAMNPFCEIAVEEAVRLKEKGVASEIVVVSIGPKAAQEQIRTALALGADRGIHVETDEEVQSLEAAKLLKAVVEKEEPKLVILGKQSIDSDNNQTGQMLAALTGMGQGTFASEVVVEGDKVNVTREVDGGLMTVSLNLPAVVTTDLRLNEPRYASLPNIMKAKKKPLDNMSPADLGVDIAPRLSTLKVEAPAARQAGVKVADVAELVDKLKNEAKVI from the coding sequence ATGAAGGTTCTGGTCGCTGTAAAACGAGTTATCGACTACAACGTGAAGGTGCGCGTCAAGCCGGACAACACCGGTGTTGACCTCGCCAACGTCAAGATGGCAATGAACCCGTTCTGCGAAATCGCTGTTGAAGAAGCGGTTCGTCTGAAAGAAAAGGGTGTTGCCAGTGAAATCGTGGTGGTTTCCATCGGCCCGAAGGCTGCACAGGAGCAAATCCGTACCGCTCTGGCCCTGGGTGCTGACCGTGGTATCCACGTCGAGACCGACGAAGAGGTCCAGTCTCTCGAAGCGGCCAAGCTGCTGAAGGCTGTTGTTGAGAAGGAAGAGCCGAAGCTGGTTATTCTCGGCAAGCAGTCCATCGATTCCGACAACAACCAGACTGGCCAGATGCTGGCCGCGCTGACCGGTATGGGTCAGGGCACCTTCGCTTCCGAAGTGGTTGTTGAGGGCGACAAGGTCAACGTAACCCGCGAGGTAGACGGTGGTCTGATGACCGTTTCCCTGAACCTTCCGGCCGTCGTCACCACTGACCTGCGTCTGAACGAGCCGCGTTACGCGTCTCTGCCGAACATCATGAAGGCCAAGAAGAAGCCGCTGGACAACATGAGCCCGGCTGATCTGGGCGTCGACATTGCCCCGCGCCTGTCCACCCTGAAAGTCGAAGCCCCGGCCGCGCGCCAGGCGGGTGTCAAGGTGGCTGACGTAGCTGAGCTGGTCGATAAACTGAAGAACGAAGCGAAGGTGATCTAA
- a CDS encoding archease, translated as MSWELFYHEADEGIRGAGETLAEAFEQAAVALTAVVTEPELVIPRIPVIIEATDNDPEFLFLAFLNAIIYEMAVRRMLFHHVDVTIEGSELRGIAHGEPVDIGRHQPAVEVKGATATELFVGQKGGHWQAQCVVDV; from the coding sequence ATGAGCTGGGAACTTTTCTACCACGAAGCTGATGAAGGTATCCGGGGAGCGGGTGAGACCCTTGCCGAGGCCTTCGAGCAGGCTGCTGTTGCCCTTACCGCGGTTGTTACCGAGCCCGAACTGGTTATTCCCCGTATACCCGTCATCATCGAAGCCACTGACAACGACCCCGAATTCCTCTTTCTCGCCTTCCTGAACGCCATCATTTACGAGATGGCAGTCCGCCGCATGCTGTTTCACCATGTTGACGTCACCATCGAGGGCTCTGAGCTGAGAGGCATCGCCCATGGTGAGCCGGTCGATATCGGGCGGCATCAACCGGCGGTGGAGGTCAAGGGCGCCACGGCAACGGAGCTGTTTGTCGGGCAGAAAGGCGGGCACTGGCAAGCCCAGTGCGTGGTGGACGTCTGA
- a CDS encoding electron transfer flavoprotein-ubiquinone oxidoreductase: MERESMEFDVLIVGGGPAGLSAACRVMQLAQEAGEELTVCVVEKGSEIGAHILAGTVFEPTALNELFPDWKEKGAPLNTPVTRDDIFLLKNQENATKIPNAFVPKNMHNHGNYIISLGNLCRWLAEQAEQLGVEVYPGFAAAETIVEDGQVKGIITGDMGVARDGSEKDGYMPGMELRAKYTLFTEGCRGHLGKRLINDFKLDEGKDPQHYGIGIKELWDIDPAKHEPGLVVHTTGWPLNESGSTGGSFLYHLENGQVYVGLITDLSYSNPHLSPFEEFQRLKLHPEISKYLEGGKRVSYGARAIAKGGYNALPKMSFPGGLLLGCDAGTLNSSKIKGSHTAMKSGLLGAEAVFEALKEGKSGEEITSFQQRFEDSWLYKELYAERNFGPAMHKFGNVVGGAIAFFEQNILRGSLPITFHDTTPDYATLKPASEAKKINYPKPDNKLTFDRLSSVFISNTNHEEDQPVHLKLTDPDIPLKENLPKYDEPAQRYCPAGVYEVVEAEDGSGKKFQINAQNCVHCKTCDIKDPAQNINWVTPEGGGGPNYPNM, from the coding sequence GTGGAACGCGAATCGATGGAATTTGATGTTCTGATCGTCGGCGGCGGCCCTGCGGGCCTGTCGGCAGCCTGCCGCGTCATGCAACTGGCGCAGGAAGCCGGCGAAGAACTGACCGTGTGTGTGGTAGAAAAGGGGTCTGAAATCGGTGCGCATATCCTCGCCGGTACCGTATTCGAGCCCACTGCCCTGAACGAACTCTTCCCGGACTGGAAAGAGAAAGGCGCTCCCCTGAACACGCCGGTTACCCGGGACGACATCTTCCTGCTGAAGAACCAGGAAAACGCCACCAAGATCCCGAATGCCTTTGTGCCCAAGAACATGCACAACCACGGCAACTACATCATCAGTCTGGGCAACCTGTGCCGATGGCTCGCCGAACAGGCCGAGCAGCTGGGCGTTGAAGTATACCCGGGCTTCGCCGCGGCCGAGACCATTGTTGAAGATGGCCAGGTCAAGGGCATCATCACCGGTGATATGGGCGTGGCCCGTGACGGTTCCGAGAAAGACGGCTACATGCCGGGCATGGAACTGCGCGCCAAGTACACCTTGTTCACCGAAGGTTGCCGCGGTCACCTGGGCAAGCGCCTGATCAACGATTTCAAACTGGATGAAGGCAAGGATCCGCAGCACTACGGTATTGGCATCAAGGAGCTGTGGGACATCGATCCGGCCAAACACGAGCCGGGCCTGGTCGTCCACACCACCGGCTGGCCGCTGAACGAATCCGGCTCCACCGGCGGTTCCTTCCTTTATCACCTGGAAAACGGCCAGGTTTACGTAGGCCTGATCACCGATCTGTCCTACAGCAACCCGCACCTGAGCCCGTTTGAAGAATTCCAGCGCCTCAAGCTGCATCCGGAAATCAGCAAGTACCTGGAAGGCGGCAAGCGCGTGTCCTACGGCGCCCGTGCCATTGCCAAGGGTGGCTACAACGCCCTGCCGAAGATGAGCTTCCCGGGCGGCCTGCTGCTGGGCTGTGACGCCGGCACGCTGAACAGCTCCAAGATCAAGGGTTCCCACACTGCCATGAAGTCCGGCCTGCTGGGTGCGGAAGCGGTGTTCGAGGCGCTGAAGGAAGGAAAGAGTGGTGAGGAAATCACCAGCTTCCAGCAGCGCTTCGAGGACAGCTGGCTGTACAAGGAGCTCTACGCCGAGCGGAACTTCGGCCCGGCCATGCACAAGTTCGGCAACGTGGTTGGCGGCGCCATCGCCTTCTTCGAGCAGAACATCCTGCGCGGCAGCCTGCCGATCACTTTCCACGATACCACTCCGGACTATGCCACACTGAAGCCGGCGTCTGAGGCCAAGAAGATCAACTATCCGAAGCCGGATAACAAGCTGACCTTCGACCGCCTGTCCTCGGTGTTCATCTCCAACACCAACCACGAGGAAGACCAGCCGGTTCACCTGAAGCTGACCGATCCGGATATCCCGCTGAAGGAGAACCTGCCGAAATACGACGAGCCCGCGCAGCGCTACTGCCCGGCCGGCGTATACGAAGTCGTCGAAGCGGAAGACGGCAGCGGCAAGAAGTTCCAGATCAACGCCCAGAACTGTGTTCACTGCAAGACCTGTGACATCAAGGATCCTGCCCAGAACATCAACTGGGTGACCCCGGAAGGGGGCGGCGGCCCGAACTATCCGAACATGTAA
- a CDS encoding peptidylprolyl isomerase, whose protein sequence is MAQPRVVTIHYTLTNDQGEQLDSSRVEGREPLTYLEGAQNIIGGLESALTEKDSGDQVKVSVEPAEGYGEVNEELIQPVPRSAFEGVDTIEPGMQFQAQTPGGPQIVRVVEVGDETVTIDANHPLAGQTLHFDVEVVETRDATEEEQEHGHVH, encoded by the coding sequence ATGGCCCAACCTCGTGTTGTTACCATTCATTACACCCTCACCAACGACCAGGGAGAGCAACTCGATTCCTCCCGTGTAGAAGGTCGTGAGCCGCTGACTTACCTGGAAGGCGCACAGAACATCATCGGTGGTCTGGAAAGTGCATTGACCGAGAAGGACTCTGGTGATCAGGTGAAGGTTTCCGTTGAGCCGGCAGAAGGCTACGGCGAAGTAAACGAAGAACTGATCCAGCCGGTTCCTCGCTCTGCCTTTGAAGGCGTTGACACCATCGAGCCGGGAATGCAGTTCCAGGCACAGACTCCGGGCGGCCCCCAGATCGTACGTGTAGTGGAAGTTGGTGACGAGACCGTCACCATCGATGCCAACCACCCGCTGGCTGGTCAGACCCTGCACTTCGACGTGGAGGTAGTCGAGACCCGCGACGCGACCGAAGAAGAGCAAGAGCACGGCCACGTGCACTGA
- a CDS encoding RtcB family protein has translation MDLSRLIQRGDYEWELPQKGNMRVPGILYASRALVEAMDEKVYEQVRNVATLPGIVGASYAMPDAHWGYGFPIGGVAAFDPEEGGVVSAGGVGFDISCGVRLLHTGMHIEQVRPILPDLMDALFNTIPAGVGSVGQIHLTDLSMSEMLRGGAWWAVEQGWGRPEDLDHIEEHGRMAGAMPEHVSGHARRRQCDEMGTLGSGNHYLELQEVSDLYDTETAKRFGLNPGDVVISIHCGSRGLGHQIGTEFLVEMAKAAKASGIALADRELACAPANSEVGQRYLGAMRAATNCALANREIITHLARQTFAEMLPEADLTLLYDVSHNTCKEETHTVDGRQRRLLVHRKGATRAFGPGNEELPPEFQQTGQPVLIGGSMGTASYVLAGVPENEEKSFGSACHGSGRAMSRRHARQLWQGRKLVDDLREKGIHVRSPSMRGVAEEAPDAYKDVNEVVESAEMAGLARRVARLRPLGVVKG, from the coding sequence ATGGATCTATCCAGGCTGATCCAACGTGGCGACTACGAATGGGAGTTGCCTCAAAAGGGCAACATGCGGGTGCCCGGAATACTGTATGCCTCCCGGGCGCTGGTCGAAGCCATGGACGAGAAGGTGTACGAGCAGGTCCGGAATGTGGCGACCCTGCCAGGCATTGTGGGCGCAAGCTATGCCATGCCCGATGCTCATTGGGGCTACGGCTTCCCCATAGGCGGGGTGGCGGCATTTGACCCGGAGGAAGGCGGCGTAGTCTCCGCCGGAGGTGTTGGCTTTGATATTTCCTGTGGTGTGCGCCTGTTGCACACCGGTATGCATATCGAACAGGTTCGGCCAATTCTTCCTGATCTGATGGACGCGCTGTTTAACACGATTCCCGCCGGCGTTGGCAGTGTCGGCCAGATTCATCTGACCGATCTGAGCATGAGCGAAATGCTGCGGGGCGGCGCCTGGTGGGCCGTTGAGCAGGGCTGGGGCCGGCCGGAAGATCTCGACCACATCGAGGAACACGGGCGCATGGCTGGTGCCATGCCGGAACATGTGTCCGGGCATGCCCGGCGCCGTCAGTGCGACGAAATGGGCACGCTCGGTTCCGGCAATCACTACCTGGAACTGCAGGAGGTGAGTGATCTGTATGACACCGAAACCGCGAAACGTTTCGGTCTGAATCCCGGAGACGTCGTGATTAGTATTCATTGCGGGTCCCGAGGCCTGGGGCACCAGATCGGCACCGAGTTCCTGGTGGAAATGGCAAAAGCGGCCAAGGCTTCCGGGATTGCGCTTGCCGATCGGGAACTGGCCTGCGCTCCGGCAAACTCCGAGGTGGGGCAGCGCTACCTGGGCGCGATGCGCGCGGCAACCAACTGCGCGTTGGCAAACCGCGAAATCATTACGCATCTGGCACGCCAGACGTTCGCTGAGATGCTGCCGGAGGCCGACCTGACGCTGCTGTACGATGTCTCACATAATACTTGCAAGGAAGAAACCCATACCGTCGATGGCAGGCAACGTCGGCTGCTGGTGCACCGGAAAGGCGCAACCCGTGCATTTGGACCCGGCAACGAAGAATTGCCGCCCGAGTTCCAGCAGACCGGCCAGCCGGTGCTGATTGGCGGCTCCATGGGAACGGCTTCCTACGTTCTGGCGGGCGTGCCGGAGAATGAGGAAAAGTCGTTCGGCTCAGCCTGCCACGGCTCGGGGCGGGCCATGAGCCGGAGGCATGCGAGACAGTTGTGGCAGGGGCGTAAACTGGTCGATGACCTCCGGGAGAAGGGCATCCATGTCCGGAGCCCGAGTATGCGTGGTGTGGCAGAGGAGGCACCGGATGCCTACAAGGACGTGAACGAGGTGGTGGAATCCGCCGAGATGGCCGGGCTGGCCCGGCGCGTTGCCCGGCTACGCCCTCTGGGCGTGGTCAAAGGCTGA
- a CDS encoding radical SAM protein: MYSFPIDYVEPVFRPPSEAKSLILPVTNGCSWNKCTFCEMYTQPQKKFRARKPEDIHRDIENAAKTLGGVRRVFLADGDAMVLPTRRLLEILADLKAAFPDLQRVSSYCLPRNLAKKSVEELAELREAGLAILYVGMESGDDEVLRRVNKGETWESTRSALVKIREAGLTSSVMVLNGLGGEVLSRQHAINTALLCNETLPDYLSTLVVSFPQGEERFRAGFGDDFVPLSQQGLFEEIRLFLEHLELEKTVFRSDHASNYLVLKGILGRDKPKLLDQVNLAISNPGAAPLRAEWMRGL, translated from the coding sequence ATGTACAGCTTTCCCATCGACTATGTCGAGCCGGTGTTTCGTCCACCGAGTGAAGCCAAATCCCTGATACTGCCGGTGACCAACGGCTGCTCCTGGAACAAGTGCACCTTTTGCGAGATGTACACCCAGCCCCAGAAGAAGTTCCGGGCCCGCAAGCCGGAAGACATTCACAGGGATATCGAAAACGCGGCGAAAACCCTGGGCGGCGTCCGGCGGGTATTCCTGGCCGACGGCGATGCTATGGTTCTGCCAACCCGGCGGCTGCTCGAGATTCTCGCCGACCTCAAGGCCGCGTTCCCGGATTTGCAGCGGGTGTCCAGTTACTGCCTGCCACGGAACCTGGCGAAGAAAAGCGTCGAGGAGCTGGCGGAACTCCGGGAAGCCGGACTGGCTATCCTGTACGTTGGCATGGAATCCGGTGATGACGAGGTGCTTCGCCGGGTAAACAAGGGCGAAACCTGGGAGTCCACCCGCTCGGCCCTGGTCAAGATCCGGGAAGCCGGGCTTACCAGCTCTGTGATGGTCCTGAACGGTCTGGGTGGTGAAGTCCTGTCCCGGCAGCATGCCATCAACACGGCGCTGCTATGCAACGAAACCCTGCCGGATTACCTCTCGACCCTGGTGGTGAGCTTCCCCCAGGGGGAGGAACGCTTTCGCGCCGGCTTCGGGGATGACTTTGTCCCGCTGTCCCAGCAGGGACTGTTTGAGGAAATCCGCCTGTTCCTTGAGCATCTTGAATTGGAGAAAACCGTGTTCCGGAGCGATCACGCCTCCAACTACCTGGTGCTCAAGGGCATTCTCGGCCGGGACAAGCCAAAGCTGCTGGACCAGGTCAATCTCGCCATCAGCAATCCAGGCGCCGCGCCGCTGCGGGCAGAATGGATGCGTGGACTCTAG
- a CDS encoding NAD(P)H-dependent glycerol-3-phosphate dehydrogenase, whose amino-acid sequence MSDTNASRDSGAQNPPHDVAVLGGGSFGTAMTKVLGENGHRVHFWMRDQAQADEIRKTGINSRYMPGVKLEGDIEPTTDLVHAVSKAEVVFVAIPSKAFRAVIREHSNDFRDGQIVVSLTKGIEEHGFKLMSEILQEEIPRCQIGVLSGPNLAAEIAARDLTATVIAAKDPDVRRTVQDLLGCEYFRVYANVDVYGVELAGALKNIYAIVAGLASALDMGENAKAMLITRGLAEMSRFAVSLGANPMTFMGLAGVGDLIVTCTSSKSRNFRVGYAIGKGQNLDDAVKELGQVAEGIYTLKLVKEKSEAIGIYMPLVRGLYEILYGTASIKAVINSLMMAVQNSDVEFILPRTISQ is encoded by the coding sequence ATGTCTGATACCAATGCGTCCCGCGATTCAGGGGCCCAGAACCCGCCACATGACGTTGCAGTACTGGGCGGCGGCAGTTTCGGAACCGCCATGACCAAGGTACTGGGTGAAAATGGCCACCGGGTACATTTCTGGATGCGGGACCAGGCCCAGGCCGACGAAATCCGCAAAACCGGCATCAACAGCCGCTACATGCCAGGCGTGAAACTCGAGGGCGATATCGAGCCCACGACCGATCTGGTCCACGCTGTGAGCAAGGCGGAAGTTGTCTTTGTCGCCATACCCAGCAAGGCTTTCCGGGCGGTTATCCGTGAGCACAGCAACGATTTTCGCGATGGCCAGATCGTGGTCAGCCTTACCAAGGGCATTGAAGAGCACGGCTTCAAGCTGATGAGCGAGATCCTGCAGGAAGAAATTCCCCGCTGCCAGATTGGTGTACTGAGCGGTCCGAACCTGGCAGCAGAAATTGCGGCCCGGGATTTAACGGCCACCGTGATTGCCGCCAAGGATCCGGATGTGCGCCGTACCGTTCAGGATCTGCTCGGCTGCGAGTATTTCCGTGTCTACGCCAACGTCGATGTTTACGGCGTTGAGCTGGCCGGGGCACTGAAGAACATCTATGCCATTGTCGCAGGCCTGGCCTCGGCGCTGGATATGGGCGAAAACGCCAAGGCCATGCTGATTACCCGCGGGCTGGCGGAAATGAGCCGCTTCGCCGTGAGCCTGGGCGCCAACCCCATGACCTTCATGGGCCTGGCCGGCGTGGGCGACCTGATCGTGACCTGTACTTCCTCCAAGAGCCGTAACTTCCGGGTCGGCTATGCAATCGGCAAGGGCCAGAACCTGGATGATGCCGTGAAGGAGCTGGGGCAGGTGGCTGAGGGTATCTATACCCTGAAGCTGGTGAAGGAAAAGTCCGAGGCGATCGGCATCTACATGCCGCTGGTACGCGGGCTTTACGAAATCCTCTACGGCACGGCGTCGATCAAGGCGGTAATCAACAGCCTGATGATGGCAGTCCAGAATTCCGACGTGGAGTTCATCCTGCCCCGCACCATCAGCCAGTAA
- a CDS encoding histidine phosphatase family protein has protein sequence MQLIIMRHGEAGWHTLDQERELTEAGREGVGAVAHRIAESPWRPSLIWSSPFVRARQTAGIMSEILNCRIDEKDFITPDDDPGACLDALLEVRESRLLIVSHMPFVGSLSTLLVDGHRRGIPFMTAQAVCLDMPVVGPGCADLKAQFLP, from the coding sequence GTGCAACTGATCATCATGCGCCACGGCGAGGCCGGTTGGCACACTCTGGACCAGGAGCGGGAACTGACAGAAGCCGGTAGGGAAGGGGTCGGAGCCGTTGCTCACCGTATTGCGGAATCCCCCTGGCGGCCGTCCCTGATCTGGAGCAGCCCCTTTGTCCGGGCTCGTCAGACTGCGGGAATCATGTCCGAGATCCTCAACTGCCGGATTGACGAGAAGGATTTCATCACCCCGGATGATGACCCCGGTGCTTGCCTGGATGCCCTTCTGGAAGTTCGGGAATCCCGGTTGCTGATCGTCTCCCACATGCCGTTTGTCGGCAGCCTGTCCACTCTGCTGGTGGATGGCCACCGCCGCGGTATTCCCTTCATGACGGCCCAGGCGGTGTGTCTGGACATGCCCGTGGTGGGGCCGGGTTGCGCGGACTTGAAAGCCCAGTTTTTGCCCTGA
- a CDS encoding FAD-binding protein yields the protein MSILVIAEHDNSSLKQATLNVVAAAKAIGGDIDVLVAGENCGAVAEAAAKAEGVNKVLVADNAAYGHFLGENLGELVAEVGKGYSHVLAAAGTTGKDFMPRVAALLDVAQVSDIMRVESDDTFVRPIYAGNAIATVKSSDSIKVITVRPTAFDPVAAEGGSAAVEQLDVVKDAGLSSFVKEELAQSDRPDLASAGIVISGGRGMQNGENFKMLENVADLLGAAVGASRAAVDAGFVPNDMQVGQTGKIVAPQLYVAVGISGAIQHLAGMSDSKVIVAINKDEEAPIFQVADYGLVADLFEAVPQLEEELKKVL from the coding sequence ATGAGCATCCTGGTAATTGCTGAACACGACAACAGCAGCCTGAAGCAGGCTACCCTGAATGTTGTAGCGGCTGCCAAGGCCATTGGCGGTGACATCGACGTGCTGGTTGCCGGCGAGAACTGTGGTGCCGTTGCCGAAGCTGCTGCCAAGGCCGAGGGCGTGAACAAGGTTCTGGTTGCCGACAACGCTGCTTATGGTCACTTCCTGGGTGAGAACCTGGGTGAGCTGGTCGCCGAAGTGGGCAAGGGCTACAGCCACGTGCTGGCCGCTGCCGGTACCACTGGCAAGGACTTCATGCCGCGCGTTGCTGCGCTGCTGGACGTTGCCCAGGTGTCCGACATCATGCGCGTCGAATCTGACGACACCTTCGTTCGTCCGATCTACGCCGGTAATGCCATCGCGACTGTGAAGTCCAGCGACAGCATCAAGGTCATCACCGTTCGTCCGACCGCGTTCGATCCGGTTGCCGCTGAAGGTGGTTCCGCCGCCGTTGAGCAGCTGGACGTAGTGAAAGACGCCGGCCTGTCTTCTTTCGTCAAGGAAGAGCTGGCTCAGTCCGATCGTCCGGACCTGGCCTCTGCCGGCATCGTGATCTCCGGTGGCCGTGGCATGCAGAACGGCGAGAACTTCAAGATGCTGGAGAACGTGGCTGATCTGCTGGGCGCCGCTGTGGGTGCGTCCCGTGCCGCCGTTGACGCCGGCTTCGTGCCGAACGACATGCAGGTGGGTCAGACCGGTAAGATCGTTGCTCCGCAGCTGTACGTTGCCGTGGGCATCTCCGGTGCCATCCAGCACCTGGCGGGTATGTCTGACTCCAAGGTGATCGTTGCGATCAACAAGGACGAAGAAGCCCCGATCTTCCAGGTGGCCGATTACGGCCTGGTCGCGGACCTGTTCGAAGCAGTTCCGCAGCTGGAAGAAGAGCTGAAGAAAGTTCTGTAA
- a CDS encoding CapA family protein gives MKKQLLKLFLAGDVMTGRGIDQIMPVPSKPRLYESCVIDARDYIALAEGKAGPIPRQVSGDYIWGDALAELDRFNPDVRIVNLETSVTTAGKPWPGKGIHYRMHPDNLACLSAARLDICGLANNHVLDWGREGLAETLRVLHTAGLLTPGAGLDEMEARSPAAFRLPGGGRLLVVACGLASSGIPEDWAAGPGRSGVFLLPGLDNQSVKAIARIFEQARQPGDRVLVSVHWGGNWGYYVEDEDRSFARRLIDEAGADVVHGHSSHHPRGMEVWNGRLILYGCGDLLNDYEGIRGYEGFHPELSLLYLPTIDADTGLLKSLQMVPMRMERFRLNHANEGEVMWLQDRLNEVCRDYGTALERTANGSFELVW, from the coding sequence ATGAAAAAGCAACTGCTTAAACTCTTTCTGGCCGGGGACGTAATGACCGGGCGAGGCATTGATCAGATCATGCCCGTTCCCTCGAAGCCAAGGCTTTACGAATCCTGCGTGATCGACGCAAGGGACTATATCGCCCTGGCAGAAGGGAAGGCCGGCCCGATCCCCAGGCAGGTTTCCGGTGACTATATCTGGGGCGATGCCCTGGCTGAACTGGATCGGTTCAACCCTGACGTTCGCATCGTAAACCTTGAGACCAGTGTCACTACCGCCGGTAAACCCTGGCCTGGCAAAGGAATTCACTACCGAATGCACCCGGACAACCTGGCCTGCCTTTCGGCTGCGCGCCTGGACATTTGTGGCCTGGCCAATAACCACGTGCTCGACTGGGGCCGGGAAGGACTTGCGGAAACACTGAGAGTGCTCCATACCGCCGGATTACTCACGCCCGGTGCCGGGCTGGATGAGATGGAGGCCCGGTCTCCGGCGGCTTTCCGGCTTCCCGGCGGGGGCAGGCTACTGGTAGTTGCCTGCGGCCTTGCGTCGAGCGGAATCCCCGAGGACTGGGCTGCTGGGCCCGGCCGCAGTGGCGTGTTCCTGCTCCCGGGTCTCGACAATCAGTCGGTAAAAGCGATCGCCCGGATCTTCGAACAGGCCAGGCAACCCGGCGACCGGGTTCTGGTTTCGGTCCACTGGGGCGGCAACTGGGGTTATTACGTGGAGGATGAAGACCGGTCGTTCGCGCGCCGCCTGATTGATGAGGCCGGTGCAGATGTGGTCCACGGACATTCCTCCCACCATCCCCGGGGCATGGAAGTGTGGAATGGCCGACTGATCCTCTATGGGTGCGGGGACCTGCTCAACGACTACGAGGGCATCCGTGGCTACGAGGGGTTTCACCCCGAATTATCCCTGCTGTACCTGCCGACGATTGATGCCGACACCGGTCTGTTGAAAAGCCTTCAGATGGTTCCGATGCGTATGGAGCGGTTCCGTTTGAACCACGCAAACGAGGGGGAGGTGATGTGGTTGCAGGACCGGCTGAACGAAGTCTGCCGAGACTACGGCACGGCCCTGGAGAGGACGGCAAACGGATCGTTCGAGCTTGTCTGGTAG
- a CDS encoding DUF1285 domain-containing protein, translated as MGKNPETFAKEVEETVKKPGLPPLDQWHPELSGDMDMVIRRDGQWIFKGEPLGREAIVRLFSTILRREEDGEFYLVTPVEKWRIQVEDTPLLAHSLEVQGTRDDQVLTLTTNVGETLEISDEHPLEVGQYPDSGEPRPVIKVRHGVEARVVTAAFYELADLVVEKEDAGETIYGVLSHGKFWKVGQGG; from the coding sequence ATGGGCAAGAATCCGGAAACGTTTGCCAAAGAAGTCGAGGAGACCGTCAAGAAGCCGGGACTCCCGCCACTGGATCAGTGGCACCCGGAGCTGTCCGGGGACATGGACATGGTGATTCGCCGGGACGGCCAGTGGATTTTCAAGGGCGAGCCCCTGGGCCGCGAGGCCATCGTCCGGCTGTTCTCCACCATCCTGCGGCGTGAGGAGGACGGGGAGTTCTACCTCGTGACGCCGGTGGAGAAATGGCGCATCCAGGTAGAGGATACACCGCTGCTGGCGCATTCCCTGGAGGTGCAGGGCACTCGCGATGATCAGGTGCTGACCCTAACCACTAACGTGGGCGAAACACTGGAGATCAGTGACGAGCATCCGCTGGAAGTGGGGCAGTATCCGGATTCAGGCGAGCCGCGGCCGGTCATCAAGGTTCGTCACGGTGTCGAGGCGCGGGTTGTTACCGCGGCTTTCTACGAGCTGGCGGACCTCGTGGTCGAGAAGGAAGACGCCGGTGAAACCATTTATGGCGTCCTGAGTCACGGAAAGTTCTGGAAAGTCGGGCAGGGCGGTTGA
- a CDS encoding DUF3775 domain-containing protein, which produces MLDVNPDTVCHLVQLAREFHAQEQVVIPTDSGDASEDWHVQMLASHAGDSTLEEFRSVIFDLEPDQQQQVVGLLWLGRGDYDLGEWKEALAYAADVWNDTTADYLIAHPLLPDYLLEGLSLHGYSCDE; this is translated from the coding sequence ATGCTCGACGTCAACCCGGATACCGTTTGCCATCTGGTCCAGCTGGCGCGGGAATTTCATGCTCAGGAACAGGTGGTCATTCCGACCGACTCCGGTGATGCCAGCGAGGACTGGCACGTCCAGATGCTTGCTTCCCATGCCGGAGACTCCACGCTGGAAGAGTTCCGCTCGGTGATCTTTGACCTGGAGCCTGATCAGCAGCAGCAAGTGGTGGGGCTTCTATGGCTCGGGCGCGGCGATTACGATCTCGGGGAATGGAAGGAGGCACTCGCCTATGCGGCAGACGTATGGAACGATACGACCGCCGATTACCTGATCGCCCACCCACTGTTGCCGGATTACCTGCTCGAGGGTCTGTCCCTGCATGGATACTCCTGCGACGAGTAA